From Elephas maximus indicus isolate mEleMax1 chromosome 25, mEleMax1 primary haplotype, whole genome shotgun sequence, the proteins below share one genomic window:
- the GDAP1L1 gene encoding ganglioside-induced differentiation-associated protein 1-like 1 isoform X1, which yields MATPNNLTPTNCSWWPISALDSDAAKSVEALDAPEAASPAHWPKESLVLYHWTQSFSSQKVRLVIAEKGLACEERDVSLPQSEHKEPWFMRLNLGEEVPVIIHRDNIISDYDQIIDYVERTFTGEHVVALMPEVGSPQHARVLQYRELLDALPMDAYTHGCILHPELTTDSMIPKYATAEIRRHLANATTDLMKLDHEEEPQLSEPYLSKQKKLMAKILEHDDVSYLKKILGELAMVLDQIEAELEKRKLENEGSLGVCMDPTAEGQKCELWLCGCAFTLADVLLGATLHRLKFLGLSKKYWEDGSRPNLQSFFERVQRRFAFRKVLGDIHTTLLSAVIPNAFRLVKRKPPSFFGASFLMGSLGGMGYFAYWYLKKKYI from the exons ATGGCGACCCCGAACAACCTGACCCCCACCAACTGCAGCTGGTGGCCCATCTCGGCGCTGGACAGCGATGCAGCCAAGTCAGTCGAGGCCCTTGACGCGCCCGAGGCGGCCAGCCCCGCCCATTggcccaaggagagcctggttcTGTACCACTGGACCCAGTCGTTCAGCTCGCAGAAG GTGCGGCTGGTGATTGCGGAGAAGGGCCTGGCATGTGAGGAGCGGGACGTGAGCCTGCCGCAGAGTgagcacaaggagccctggttcatGCGGCTCAACCTGGGTGAGGAGGTGCCTGTCATCATCCACCGTGACAACATCATCAGTGACTATGACCAGATCATCGACTACGTGGAGCGCACTTTCACAGGAG AGCACGTGGTGGCCCTGATGCCCGAGGTGGGCAGCCCACAGCACGCGCGGGTGCTGCAGTACCGCGAGCTGCTGGACGCACTGCCCATGGACGCCTACACGCACGGCTGCATCCTGCACCCCGAGCTCACCACCGACTCCATGATTCCCAAGTACGCCACGGCCGAGATCCGCA GACATTTAGCTAATGCTACTACGGACCTCATGAAATTAGACCATGAAGAGGAGCCCCAGCTCTCTGAGCCCTACCTTTCTAAACAGAAGAAGCTTATG GCCAAGATCCTAGAGCATGATGACGTGAGCTACCTGAAGAAGATCCTTGGGGAGCTGGCCATGGTGCTGGACCAGAttgaggcagagctggagaagaggAAGCTTGAGAATGAGG ggtcgctaggagtttgCATGGACCCGACCGCAGAGG GGCAGAAATGTGAGCTGTGGCTTTGTGGCTGTGCCTTCACCCTTGCTGACGTCCTCCTGGGAGCCACGCTGCACCGCCTCAAGTTCCTGGGACTGTCCAAGAAATACTGGGAAGACGGCAGCCGGCCCAACCTCCAGTCCTTCTTTGAGAGGGTCCAGAGACGCTTTGCCTTCCGGAAAGTGCTCGGCGACATCCACACCACCCTGCTGTCGGCTGTCATCCCCAATGCATTCCGGCTGGTCAAGCGGAAACCCCCATCTTTCTTTGGGGCATCCTTCCTCATGGGTTCCCTGGGAGGGATGGGCTACTTTGCCTACTGGTACCTCAAGAAAAAATACATCTAG
- the GDAP1L1 gene encoding ganglioside-induced differentiation-associated protein 1-like 1 isoform X2, whose amino-acid sequence MATPNNLTPTNCSWWPISALDSDAAKSVEALDAPEAASPAHWPKESLVLYHWTQSFSSQKVRLVIAEKGLACEERDVSLPQSEHKEPWFMRLNLGEEVPVIIHRDNIISDYDQIIDYVERTFTGEHVVALMPEVGSPQHARVLQYRELLDALPMDAYTHGCILHPELTTDSMIPKYATAEIRRHLANATTDLMKLDHEEEPQLSEPYLSKQKKLMAKILEHDDVSYLKKILGELAMVLDQIEAELEKRKLENEGQKCELWLCGCAFTLADVLLGATLHRLKFLGLSKKYWEDGSRPNLQSFFERVQRRFAFRKVLGDIHTTLLSAVIPNAFRLVKRKPPSFFGASFLMGSLGGMGYFAYWYLKKKYI is encoded by the exons ATGGCGACCCCGAACAACCTGACCCCCACCAACTGCAGCTGGTGGCCCATCTCGGCGCTGGACAGCGATGCAGCCAAGTCAGTCGAGGCCCTTGACGCGCCCGAGGCGGCCAGCCCCGCCCATTggcccaaggagagcctggttcTGTACCACTGGACCCAGTCGTTCAGCTCGCAGAAG GTGCGGCTGGTGATTGCGGAGAAGGGCCTGGCATGTGAGGAGCGGGACGTGAGCCTGCCGCAGAGTgagcacaaggagccctggttcatGCGGCTCAACCTGGGTGAGGAGGTGCCTGTCATCATCCACCGTGACAACATCATCAGTGACTATGACCAGATCATCGACTACGTGGAGCGCACTTTCACAGGAG AGCACGTGGTGGCCCTGATGCCCGAGGTGGGCAGCCCACAGCACGCGCGGGTGCTGCAGTACCGCGAGCTGCTGGACGCACTGCCCATGGACGCCTACACGCACGGCTGCATCCTGCACCCCGAGCTCACCACCGACTCCATGATTCCCAAGTACGCCACGGCCGAGATCCGCA GACATTTAGCTAATGCTACTACGGACCTCATGAAATTAGACCATGAAGAGGAGCCCCAGCTCTCTGAGCCCTACCTTTCTAAACAGAAGAAGCTTATG GCCAAGATCCTAGAGCATGATGACGTGAGCTACCTGAAGAAGATCCTTGGGGAGCTGGCCATGGTGCTGGACCAGAttgaggcagagctggagaagaggAAGCTTGAGAATGAGG GGCAGAAATGTGAGCTGTGGCTTTGTGGCTGTGCCTTCACCCTTGCTGACGTCCTCCTGGGAGCCACGCTGCACCGCCTCAAGTTCCTGGGACTGTCCAAGAAATACTGGGAAGACGGCAGCCGGCCCAACCTCCAGTCCTTCTTTGAGAGGGTCCAGAGACGCTTTGCCTTCCGGAAAGTGCTCGGCGACATCCACACCACCCTGCTGTCGGCTGTCATCCCCAATGCATTCCGGCTGGTCAAGCGGAAACCCCCATCTTTCTTTGGGGCATCCTTCCTCATGGGTTCCCTGGGAGGGATGGGCTACTTTGCCTACTGGTACCTCAAGAAAAAATACATCTAG